In a genomic window of Mucilaginibacter sp. KACC 22063:
- a CDS encoding nuclear transport factor 2 family protein: protein MNTQELSDRLELRALVDQVSILADQKDFSSQVQQFTEDATTEITVDGKIIMKLQGRQAMAEAFKEFNSNFEVAFHLNGQHTVLIKNNDAEGTLYSQITIISIENGVKIKSTIGAIYHDNYARVNGKWLLSARRGNFVWQDKKALD, encoded by the coding sequence ATGAATACACAAGAATTATCAGATCGCCTGGAGCTTAGGGCATTGGTTGATCAGGTTTCTATACTGGCAGATCAAAAGGATTTTTCTTCGCAGGTTCAGCAATTTACTGAAGATGCGACTACGGAGATCACCGTGGACGGAAAAATCATCATGAAGCTACAGGGGCGGCAAGCCATGGCCGAGGCGTTCAAAGAATTCAACAGTAATTTTGAAGTTGCTTTTCATCTCAACGGGCAGCATACAGTTTTAATAAAGAATAACGATGCTGAAGGTACGTTGTACAGTCAAATAACCATCATTAGTATTGAAAACGGAGTTAAGATAAAGTCGACTATCGGGGCTATTTATCATGATAATTATGCACGGGTAAATGGCAAATGGTTATTAAGTGCAAGGCGGGGAAATTTTGTTTGGCAAGACAAAAAGGCTTTGGACTGA
- a CDS encoding SDR family NAD(P)-dependent oxidoreductase, translating to MKKTIAIVGAGPGVGFAVAEKFGKEGYNVALLARNMEKLNALKDDLLNKGIEATSFQANILDREQLSRSLQEVINHYGTIDVLEFSPTPTWDSMRTARNIDVVNEQHHLDYQVLAAITAVQAVLPQMLARKDGSILFTTASSAQHPVNRTASFGVAAGALLNYARLLNMDLKDDNIYAGIVSIGALVVSEGKHKGDFPEGMPTITAAEVAEAHWKLHQQRAVAEIMLP from the coding sequence ATGAAAAAAACAATAGCCATTGTTGGTGCCGGTCCGGGTGTAGGATTTGCCGTGGCTGAAAAATTCGGAAAAGAGGGGTACAATGTGGCGCTGCTTGCAAGAAACATGGAGAAGCTAAATGCGCTGAAAGACGATCTGCTGAACAAAGGCATTGAGGCTACGTCTTTCCAGGCCAACATATTAGACCGTGAGCAATTATCCCGCTCGCTACAGGAAGTTATCAATCATTACGGTACCATTGATGTATTGGAATTCAGCCCGACCCCTACCTGGGATAGTATGCGGACCGCAAGAAACATCGATGTAGTAAATGAACAGCATCATCTGGACTATCAGGTACTTGCTGCCATAACTGCAGTACAGGCCGTGCTCCCACAAATGCTGGCAAGAAAAGACGGCAGCATCCTGTTTACCACAGCATCGTCTGCACAGCATCCAGTAAATAGAACCGCAAGTTTCGGCGTTGCCGCGGGGGCATTATTAAATTATGCACGGCTGCTCAATATGGATCTGAAGGATGATAACATATATGCAGGTATTGTATCTATTGGTGCACTGGTTGTAAGTGAAGGTAAACATAAGGGAGATTTTCCGGAAGGAATGCCAACGATAACAGCAGCTGAGGTTGCAGAAGCCCACTGGAAACTTCATCAACAACGTGCAGTTGCAGAGATCATGTTACCGTAA
- a CDS encoding DoxX family protein: MQKEKRIYWIVTIIAMALIVLPSYFVPREYLVEAIRRMGFPAYFGLELDICKIIGAVIILIPFIPSMFKEWAYVAFGILLLSASLGHWLADGPSKGIAPLVPFAILCVSYYYFRKLNYAATGRL, translated from the coding sequence ATGCAGAAAGAAAAAAGAATTTATTGGATAGTTACCATTATCGCAATGGCGTTAATTGTGCTGCCATCCTATTTTGTACCGCGGGAATACCTGGTAGAAGCCATACGAAGGATGGGCTTCCCCGCTTATTTTGGTCTCGAACTGGACATCTGTAAGATCATTGGTGCAGTAATTATCCTCATCCCGTTTATACCCAGCATGTTTAAAGAATGGGCTTATGTTGCTTTTGGCATATTGCTCCTTTCCGCAAGCCTGGGACACTGGCTTGCTGATGGCCCTTCAAAAGGCATAGCACCACTGGTTCCGTTTGCCATACTATGTGTATCCTATTATTATTTCAGAAAACTAAATTATGCTGCCACTGGAAGATTATAA
- a CDS encoding winged helix-turn-helix transcriptional regulator gives MNAKKQAVEAPECKEQLIAIKDTMILLSGKWKIQIIGWLLLYGKVRFMDMLRGIEGIAAKMLSKELQELEQNQIVARTVMPTKPITVEYELTEHGKTLSGVITAISTWGVTHRKFLFKKESKQKF, from the coding sequence ATGAATGCAAAGAAGCAGGCCGTGGAAGCGCCTGAATGTAAGGAGCAACTGATTGCGATAAAGGATACGATGATCTTGCTATCTGGAAAATGGAAAATTCAAATCATTGGATGGCTGCTCCTGTACGGAAAAGTGCGTTTTATGGATATGCTGCGCGGAATAGAGGGGATTGCCGCTAAAATGCTGTCTAAAGAATTACAGGAATTGGAGCAAAATCAAATTGTGGCCCGAACCGTGATGCCTACCAAACCAATAACGGTAGAATACGAGTTAACAGAACACGGTAAAACTTTAAGCGGGGTAATTACCGCCATTTCGACCTGGGGAGTTACACATCGTAAATTCCTGTTTAAAAAAGAATCTAAACAGAAATTCTAA